In the Pseudothauera hydrothermalis genome, one interval contains:
- a CDS encoding D-alanyl-D-alanine carboxypeptidase family protein encodes MRFVLSLLLAFVAFSATAQSVPAPALAAKAWLLLDHGTGQVLAAHEPDTRIEPASLTKLMTAYVTFAALKAGTITMEQQVTVSDRAWRQEGSRMFIEPRRPVTVGELIRGMIVQSGNDACVALAELLAGSEEAFAELMNREARRLGMTNTHFTNATGLPDPQLYTTVRDLSRLASAIVRDFPEYYPLYSEKEFTYNKITQPNRNRLLWMDSTVDGIKTGHTSSAGYCLVASAQRGPRRLISVVVGTDSDTIRTQESLKLLNFGFQFFDTVQLYAAGQALSQFRIWKGQAKEVPVGFVSNFVMSLPKGQAEKISATLTSQQPLVAPVQKGQTVGTMQLALEGRVLGEYPVVALQDVPLAGFFGRLWDALLMWIKNL; translated from the coding sequence ATGCGTTTTGTTCTGTCCTTGCTGCTTGCCTTTGTTGCTTTTTCCGCCACTGCACAGAGCGTGCCCGCACCAGCGCTGGCCGCCAAGGCGTGGTTGCTGCTCGACCACGGCACCGGCCAGGTGCTTGCCGCGCATGAACCGGACACCCGTATCGAGCCGGCATCCTTGACCAAGCTGATGACCGCTTATGTGACCTTTGCGGCGCTCAAGGCCGGCACCATCACCATGGAACAGCAGGTAACCGTGTCCGACAGGGCTTGGCGTCAGGAAGGTTCGCGGATGTTCATCGAGCCCCGGCGCCCGGTCACTGTCGGTGAGTTAATTCGCGGCATGATCGTGCAGTCGGGCAACGATGCTTGCGTGGCGCTTGCCGAACTGCTGGCCGGCTCCGAGGAAGCCTTTGCCGAACTGATGAATCGCGAGGCGCGCCGCCTGGGTATGACCAACACCCATTTCACCAACGCCACCGGGTTGCCGGACCCGCAGCTCTACACCACGGTGCGTGATTTGTCGCGGCTGGCCTCGGCGATCGTGCGCGATTTTCCCGAGTACTATCCGCTTTATTCCGAAAAGGAATTTACCTACAACAAAATCACCCAGCCCAACCGCAACCGCTTGCTGTGGATGGATAGCACCGTCGACGGCATCAAAACCGGCCATACCAGCAGCGCCGGCTACTGCCTGGTGGCCTCCGCGCAGCGCGGACCGCGGCGCTTGATTTCGGTGGTAGTGGGTACCGATTCGGACACCATTCGTACTCAGGAATCGCTCAAGCTGCTCAACTTCGGTTTTCAGTTTTTCGACACCGTTCAGCTCTACGCCGCGGGGCAGGCGCTCAGCCAGTTCCGCATCTGGAAGGGCCAGGCCAAGGAGGTGCCGGTGGGTTTTGTGAGCAACTTCGTGATGTCGCTGCCCAAGGGCCAGGCCGAGAAGATCAGCGCTACGCTGACCAGCCAGCAACCCTTGGTGGCCCCGGTGCAAAAAGGCCAAACGGTCGGCACCATGCAGCTTGCGCTGGAGGGGCGGGTGCTGGGCGAGTACCCCGTGGTCGCCTTGCAGGACGTGCCGCTGGCCGGCTTTTTCGGCCGTTTGTGGGACGCCTTGCTGATGTGGATCAAAAATCTCTGA